A genomic stretch from Setaria italica strain Yugu1 chromosome VII, Setaria_italica_v2.0, whole genome shotgun sequence includes:
- the LOC101753580 gene encoding RPM1-interacting protein 4, protein MAQSEIPPFRDWETTGNTKDARKNKKTGIPAQQNDPRRNPEPPRKSPLHPTAYKTDPQNQGPRNPTHRPRPETDHQRHSDHPTHRESAPRRHTNPQREQGGNAGAPRSPYRTAAGSASPMQPSNQSKPKHRSTGVQTPERRASSEGYGQHTPGRSRMKPSDRSYEPEEEVAVPPFGEWDDANAASGEKYTGIFNRVRDDRLSPNTSARQPSTSRAEENKAQQKCFCCIL, encoded by the exons ATGGCG CAATCTGAAATTCCTCCATTTAGGGACTGGGAAACCACTGGAAACACCAAAGATGCACGTAAGAACAAGAAAACAGgaattcctgctcaacaaaaTGATCCAAGACGGAACCCTGAACCTCCTCGTAAGTCACCTTTGCACCCAACGGCCTACAAAACCGATCCTCAAAACCAAGGTCCAAGGAATCCAACACATCGACCCAGACCTGAAACTGATCACCAACGACACTCCGACCACCCTACTCACCGTGAGTCTGCTCCACGAAGACATACAAATCCTCAGCGAGAACAAGGGGGCAATGCTGGTGCACCAAGAAGCCCCTACAGAACAGCTGCTGGATCTGCTTCACCAATGCAGCCAAGCAACCAATCAAAGCCGAAGCACAGGTCGACTGGAGTGCAGACTCCAGAAAGGAGGGCATCTTCAGAAGGGTACGGCCAGCATACCCCTGGAAGGAGCAGGATGAAGCCGAGTGACCGAAGCTATGAG CCTGAAGAGGAAGTGGCGGTACCACCATTTGGTGAATGGGATGATGCAAATGCAGCATCAGGTGAAAAGTACACTGGTATCTTCAACAGGGTGAGGGACGATAGGTTATCACCTAACACTTCTGCTAGGCAACCATCCACTTCCCGTGCAGAGGAGAATAAGGCGCAACAG aAATGTTTTTGCTGCATACTTTGA
- the LOC101753172 gene encoding methyltransferase-like protein 13 → MATTPPPPAASILGTLGDFTSRENWDKFFALRGTGDSFEWYAEWPNLQTPLLALLGDRGAAAEADAGAGAPAPEILVPACGSSALSERLYDAGFRRITNVDFSRVVVADMLRRHARARPEMRWRVMDITSMQFADGSFDVILDKGGLDALMEPGAGTKLGTKYLNEAKRVLKSGGKFVCLTLAESHVLALLLSEFRFGWDMNIQAIASESSKKSAFQTFMVVMLKGKMGAVQTIKSSLDQSAEYCNMKQATAVIRALGNENIIRESYSSGVDVLLSLRDLQLGAIGDLKVIVPGRRRQFILGEQETSLYCYKAVLLDAKKQTETFVYHCGVFIVPKARAQEWLFASAEGQWHVVESAKAARLIMVFLDSRHANIDMDIIKKDLSPLVKDLEPGNPEEEAPIPFMMAGDGVKQRDILQEATSELTGPMVVEDVVYENADGDQGSMPEKMFRRLIFGRSSGLVQSEALLIRDPHSDETDKKNKNASATSKKRRSKKGSKNSLRVDHSFLGSSYHSGIISGLSLVASALGAASTSGEKVSTTVIGLGAGCFPMFLRGCLPFVDIEVVELDPLVAELAKKYFGFSVDEQLKVHLGDGIKFVEDSVAANHSVSNGRGSNAIKILIIDVDSSDLSSGLSCPPENFVEDPFLQKAKEFLSDGGLFIINLVSRSSSVREMVVSRLRAVFEHLYSLQLEEDINEVLFASPSERYLDVNNLDAAVTKLKDLLKFPVDVESDIKKLQRLQ, encoded by the exons ATGgcgaccacgccgccgccgccggcggcgtcgatccTCGGCACGCTCGGCGACTTCACGTCGCGGGAGAACTGGGACAAGTTCTTCGCGCTCCGCGGCACGGGCGACAGCTTCGAGTGGTACGCGGAGTGGCCCAACCTCCAGACCCcgctcctcgccctcctcggggaccgcggcgccgcggcggaggcggatgcgggggcgggggcgccggCCCCGGAGATCCTGGTGCCCGCGTGCGGGAGCTCGGCGCTCTCGGAGCGGCTCTACGACGCGGGGTTCCGCCGCATCACCAACGTCGACTTCtcccgcgtcgtcgtcgccgacatgctccgccgccacgcgcgcgcgcggcccgaGATGCGCTGGCGCGTCATGGACATCACCAGCATGCAG TTTGCGGATGGGTCGTTTGATGTCATTCTTGATAAGGGAGGACTGGATGCTCTTATGGAGCCAGGGGCTGGGACAAAACTGGGGACAAAATATCTTAATGAG GCCAAGAGAGTTTTGAAATCAGGAGGGAAGTTTGTGTGCCTTACCCTTGCAGAATCCCATGTTTTAG CACTTCTTTTGTCTGAGTTCAGATTTGGATGGGATATGAATATTCAAGCTATAGCTAGTGAATCCTCTAAAAAATCTGCCTTCCAGACATTCATGGTGGTCATGTTGAAAGGGAAGATGGGTGCAGTTCAAACAATAAAATCATCATTGGATCAGTCTGCTGAATACTGTAACATGAAACAG GCAACTGCTGTGATTCGGGCTCTTGGAAATGAGAACATCATCAGGGAGTCATACTCTTCTGGTGTTGATGTGCTCCTCTCATTGCGTGATCTTCAGCTAGGAGCTATAGGAGATCTGAAAGTGATTGTCCCAGGACGAAGGAGGCAGTTCATTCTTGGTGAACAGGAGACTTCACTCTATTGCTACAAGGCTGTTCTATTGGATGCCAAGAAGCAAACAGAAACATTTGTATACCATTGTGGAGTTTTTATTGTGCCTAAG GCTCGAGCTCAGGAATGGCTATTTGCTTCAGCAGAAGGACAGTGGCATGTTGTTGAAAGTGCAAAGGCTGCCCGTCTAATTATG GTTTTCTTGGACAGCAGACATGCAAATATCGACATGGATATTATTAAG AAGGATTTGTCTCCACTTGTTAAGGATCTAGAACCTGGAAATCCTGAAGAGGAGGCCCCTATACC GTTCATGATGGCTGGTGATGGTGTGAAACAAAGAGATATTCTGCAAGAG GCCACCTCAGAATTAACTGGTCCAATGGTTGTGGAAGATGTTGTCTATGAAAATGCTGATGGAGACCAAGGTTCCATGCCTGAGAAAATGTTCCGGCGCCTTATTTTTGGAAGAAGTTCTGGCTTAGTGCAATCTGAAGCGTTGCTAATTAGAGATCCTCACAGTGATGAGACagataaaaagaataaaaatgcATCTGCAACATCTAAAAAGAGAAGGAGCAAAAAAG GATCCAAGAACAGTCTGAGAGTTGACCATAGCTTTCTTGGCAGCTCTTATCACAGCGGTATCATATCTGGGCTTTCTTTAGTTGCATCTGCTCTGGGTGCTGCTTCTACATCTGGAGAAAAA GTCAGCACCACTGTTATAGGCCTTGGTGCTGGTTGTTTCCCAATGTTTCTCCGTGGATGTCTCCCTTTTGTAGATATTGAG GTTGTGGAGTTGGACCCCTTGGTAGCTGAGCTAGCAAAGAAATATTTCGGTTTTTCAGTGGATGAACAGTTAAAG GTGCATTTGGGGGATGGAATCAAATTCGTTGAAGACAGTGTTGCTGCAAACCATTCTGTATCAAATGGCAGAGGCAGCAATGCGATCAAAATTCTTATCATTGATGTTGATTCATCTGACCTAAG CTCTGGGCTGTCTTGCCCGCCAGAAAACTTTGTCGAAGATCCTTTCCTTCAGAAAGCAAAAGAGTTCCTTTCAGACGGTGGTCTTTTTATCATCAATTTAGTCTCACGATCATCTTCAGTTAGGGAAATGGTTGTTTCAAGGCTTAGAGCG GTCTTCGAACACCTGTACTCGCTGCAACTTGAAGAAGACATAAATGAGGTTCTATTTGCATCCCCAAGCGAAAGATACCTGGACGTCAATAACCTTGATGCAGCAGTTACCAAATTGAAGGACTTACTCAAATTTCCGGTGGATGTAGAATCGGATATAAAGAAGTTGCAGAGGCTCCAGTAA
- the LOC101754003 gene encoding violaxanthin de-epoxidase, chloroplastic, which translates to MMSRHCANRVFPTGGSNILHGPKSRARAATGRHSAVRFRRCCVRANFWRSDHLPLKVTPSEIIEVLQASDVFGSVKKWSRLQLVTMTGLVACVVLVVPSADAVDALKTCTCLLKECRIELAKCIANPSCAANVACLNTCNNRPDETECQIKCGDLFENSVVDEFNECAVSRKKCVPRKSDVGEFPVPDPSALVKNFNMADFNGKWYISSGLNPTFDTFDCQLHEFHVEGDKLIANITWRIRTPDSGFFTRSTVQRFVQDPSQPGILYNHDNEFLHYQDDWYIISSKVENKDDDYIFVYYRGRNDAWDGYGGAVLYTRSKTVPETIIPELEKAAKSVGRDFSTFIRTDNTCGPEPPLVERIEKTVEEGEKTIIREVKEIEGEIEEEVEELEKEEVTLFQKLAEGLIEVKQDLMNFLQGLSKEEMELLDQMNMEATEVEKVFSRSLPLRKLR; encoded by the exons ATGATGTCGCGGCACTGCGCGAATCGCGTCTTTCCAACCGGAGGTTCCAACATCCTCCATGGTCCAAAATCTAGAGCTAGAGCAGCCACTGGGCGCCACAGCGCCGTCAGATTCAGGCGGTGCTGCGTGAGAGCTAACTTTTGGAGGAGTGATCACCTCCCTCTCAAGGTTACCCCGTCAGAG ATTATTGAGGTGCTGCAAGCGTCAGATGTTTTCGGCAGCGTCAAGAAATGGAGCAGGTTGCAGCTTGTCACCATGACAGGGTTGGTGGCATGTGTAGTTCTGGTAGTCCCTTCTGCCGACGCGGTGGACGCTCTCAAGACATGCACTTGCCTGCTAAAGGAATGCAG AATAGAGCTGGCCAAATGCATTGCCAACCCTTCTTGTGCAGCGAACGTAGCATGCTTGAACACATGCAATAATCgacctgacgaaactgaatgccAG ATCAAGTGCGGAGACCTGTTCGAGAACAGCGTAGTCGATGAATTCAATGAATGTGCTGTTTCACGCAAGAAATGTGTCCCAAGAAAGTCTGATGTCGGCGAGTTCCCAGTCCCCGATCCATCTGCCCTTGTTAAGAACTTCAATATGGCAGATTTTAATGGCAAATGGTACATTTCAAGTGGACTGAACCCAACATTTGACACATTTGATTGCCAGCTTCATGAGTTCCATGTTGAGGGAGACAAACTAATCGCAAACATAACATGGAGAATCCGCACTCCCGACTCTGGTTTCTTCACCCGGTCGACTGTGCAGCGGTTTGTGCAGGACCCTTCACAACCCGGCATACTCTACAACCATGACAATGAGTTCCTGCACTATCAAGATGATTG GTACATTATCTCATCCAAGGTTGAGAACAAGGATGATGACTACATATTTGTATACTACCGTGGTAGAAATGACGCATGGGATGGTTATGGTGGTGCTGTTTTGTACACAAGAAGTAAAACTGTCCCTGAAACAATAATACCTGAGCTGGAAAAGGCTGCGAAAAGTGTAGGTCGGGACTTCTCAACGTTCATCAGGACTGACAACACCTGTGGTCCTGAGCCTCCTCTTGTGGAGAGAATCGAGAAGACTGTGGAGGAAGGAGAGAAAACCATCATCAGGGAGGTGAAGGAAATTGAGGGAGAGAttgaggaggaggtcgaggaaCTGGAGAAGGAGGAGGTGACACTGTTTCAGAAGCTGGCAGAAGGTCTCATCGAGGTGAAACAGGACCTGATGAACTTCTTGCAAGGGCTGAGCAAGGAAGAGATGGAGCTGTTGGATCAGATGAACATGGAAGCAACTGAAGTGGAGAAAGTCTTCAGCCGTTCACTGCCCCTGAGGAAACTAAGGTAG